A stretch of DNA from Puntigrus tetrazona isolate hp1 unplaced genomic scaffold, ASM1883169v1 S000001156, whole genome shotgun sequence:
TGCTACACCATTATAAACCGAGTTAAAAGAACAGGAGCAGTATTTTAGCGTATTTAATTTTACCAGGTACTAAAGGTACAAATCATGTATAAAACATAAGGAACAAGGACTGATGTATTTAATCCtgttcaaatgaattaaaacaatttgcattctttttatttaaagattgaaGTCGAGTAATATGACTGAATTTAAGTTTTGCTATGAACTGTGTGTACTTAAAGACATATATTCATTCAACTGAATGTTGAGAAACATTCTTCTAGGGATGTTCATTTCAATCGGTGCTTGTTCACAGATTAATCAgcaagattattttaaattagaattgaATTAGAAAGGATAAACTTCTGCAACTCGTGaaaaatactattattgtttttcagtaGATTCATTTTACATGGGCAAAAACTAATGCAGAGTTTCGGTTCATTTTTCTGCTGCATGAACAGAGACAACAGAAAGTGACctctaaaatagttttaaagtagttttttaaattttagaagTAAAAAAGTTATTGGGTGAGATTTTATGTGGATATTGGCAATATCGCCTGCAGGTGTATGACTGTACTGTACGTACCAGCGCTCAGACTGACCTGAGATTTGCCTGCAAACATTTCAGCGGTAAATTATTGGTCCAAATTTCTGTCGACTGAACCAGCCATGccattaattatgaatttatcAGTCTTTTGCACACCAAgtcaataaatattacaccataATGAAAATTCCGCTATGCGCTTTCATTGGATAAGCGGTTACTATAACTATAACAATTAGTTTGTTCAATCAATTCATTCCATTTTAAAgtagtaatttaaataatatgcaagtGATAATGCTGGCACCTCCGTGTCCTGCAGAGTGCGCTTTAGTTTCTGTTGGATGTGTGTCCAAAAGTGCATTTGAACTAACATTgtaattaacaaacaaaatttCAGAGATCGCTGAAACAGCCAATTAATCCTATAATTTCGTGTTTGCAATTTTGCCataattattatacttttgtcatttgtattaaTCTAAACTCTATAACCTGTACTTTGGTGCACTGTAGGTTACGCGCTTGTAGTTTAAGCTCATAAATTGGATTCTGCATACCTGATGTCTGAGATGTCTGATGTGAGAGAGCCTTACCTCTGTGATCGACAGATGGTTTGGACGAGCTAAGGATCTTGGGAATAGATATTCCCATGTCCAGCTCAGTGAGGGTCAGTTCATTCATGAAGTACGGCAGCTGTGATAATCGAGACAATAAGTTAACATTGTACACAAATATGCAGTCAGACAATCTGGTGTAAGATGCAAACCCATCTGTACTCACCCTGATCTTACTCAGCTTTTTCTGGATCTTTTTGGACACCACATCTGCCCAGTATTTCTCTCCAAGAAAGTCCCAGAAAATGCGACCTAAAAGTGCATTGACCCAGGCTTCAGACTCGGACTCGGACTCCTGTTCACGACTGGATGGAAACTATGTGATAAACACAACGTTAAATAGACCTTTATTTGAAGACACCAAGGTAATGGTGCAGACTACAGAGAGCAGACAGAACTATACTATTTCTTGTTCTTATTGGCAATATGGAGCAATTTCTATTTATAAAAGCTCCCGAAATTTGCCAAAAAAGTAATGCGTTTACAGTACTGTGTTAGCATGGTTAATCACAGTTACAGTTATCTGTAAACGTCACAGACCACGTAATGCGTtacataaaattgttaaatataaaatttccaAAATTAGGAATTAAAAGGATTGGGATGGAATTAAAGTCAAAGTCTGGATGTATGGGTCTCAGTATTTGATAGGCACGGTTGGTTTAGCTaatgtttggtttttaaatgaaagtttatCATTTTTAGGAAAATGGACAATATGAAATACCTTTTTCATGATTCCTGGGCTACTTCCAGCACTCTGAACAGGACTTGTGGTGGGGCTGCCTGCAGACTGGCTGACATATTTGGCCATGTAGACATTGTATTCCAGAACTTTCTGTTTAACACTGGCATCAATGTCTTTTTGTCTGGGATGAGACTGGAGCATTTCATCCAGACTGCCACGACTGCTGCTGCGGCTATGAGACATACAGCCTGCTGAGAGAGATAATATAACttgattacataaaaataaaaacaagactgTGAACAAAAGCGTAGTCTATTCaatgattaaaaagaaataatgtatttatttttattatgaaatactaataatttgaataaaggtctttttttttttacttgtaggCAGGCCAGAGGGTTTCTTGGCTTCGGATTTCAGCTTAGACGCAAGTAGCATCCTTCTGAACCACTCCTCTTTGTCTCTTCCTGTTCTCCCAAACAGGTACAGCACAGGTTCTGCGTGCACTCTCTTAGGTTCCTCACTAGTGCTTACAGCCTCAGGCCTGTCTCCTGCAGCAGAGGTCTTCTCCTCCACCATGTCAGACTTCTCTCCCTGCACTTTAGCCAGGAAGTCATCCTGCTTGGCCAGCTCAATGCAGATGGGATACTTCTTATTCCACACTCTTTTCCTGGCCAGGCTATGAGGCACCAGGTAGATCTGCAATACAGAATTTAAACGTTAATACAGTATGCATTTAAAGGGTTTAATAAgctttgtttttgaaaagaTTTGCAGAACaacgttttaaaaacattcaagtaTCACAATTTGTTCTGTGCAAATTGATGCTGTATCACAGATGCTTACAGCAAACACacgaaaaaaattaaattgaaaacaacaaaacaggcCGTGCACTGAGAGATCGTGTCTACCACCCACCTTACTGTTAGTGAGATCATAGATTTTCTGACTAACATAGGTGATGTCAGGTTTGAGCTCGTTGAAGGTTGCCCGGCGGGGAATATTGCGGTTAGGTTTGGACAGTCGCAGGACAGAGCCCTCCAGACGCACATACACAGAGTGAGTAAGTGTGGCGTGATAAGTCTCAGGGTCATAGCTGTGGATCTCGTTCATCCAACCCTGagaacataaacacagaaactTGAATGCGACAAATGGcccacaaaaaaagaaaaataagtagTAAATAAGGGACCAAGCACAATCTACCACATCATAATGCAGCTTCTAACTACTGAGAAACAAGAAACACTACAAGTTGAGAATGCAACTTTTCTACAATGTGTTAAAAGTTATGAataattctgaataaaaaaacaataattctaatataaaagGCAATAAGTGATTTTTCTTCTCAGACTAATCACGCCTCTGTGTTCAGTATTAGAAAGATGTATCAAACACTTCAACAGACTTTGATGACTTATTTGTACACCATATGACCACAATTCAGTGAAAATTTGACAAACCTTCAGTAATTGGCCCCTGAACGCTAAATGGAGAAAAACACccccaaaaagtgtttaattaaaaacactaaaaggaGTTGGTGCCTACATATTTAGCTCTCTTGTGCTTGAGGCAACCCTTCCCGATCTTGCCATTTTTGGTACTTCACTTTGTCAACTGACTGCACTATCGAAATAAAggcaaaatggcaaaaacaaaaaaacacaggctaaaattaaattaattacagcacTGCTAAGTAAACAATTATGAGGAAGGACTGTACTGCCTTTGTTGGCTGAAGGATGGGCAGTCAGATAAACAAAGGTCGGCCTGATAGTATTACACAGCTCGGTCAAAACGGCGACGCTCCACGCATTACTCTATTCCAATCAATCAGTCAGGTTAAACGGAtacaagttttaaaaacatcCCTGAATGTTGTAAACctcttaatttgtaaaatacttcaagaaccaagaaaaaaacatgatctGGTGCCTTATTGGCTATGCCAGCAGAGAACAACAAACTAAGCGGTGATAAAGGTAATAAGGAGCCTAATTATGAGGATTCTTGACTGCTATTAAGCCGTTTATTCTGACACAAAATCATTATATCCAAACAAGAAAACTATTTAACACTAATCAATAATCTcatagaaataaacagaaatctCATGTGGCCAGACAGGGATTCATCTTTAATAAAACCATGAAAATATTGGGGTCTGGGAGAATGTGAGCCTGAAGATGGTAGTGTACACAGTGAATTCATGAAAGCTTAGTCACATCTCTGGAGACACCCTAGTTTAACTTCTCATAAGCGCTCTCTTGTCCTGCATTGAAACTTGACATCAGCAACATCCACCATGACCTAGTGTGACTATCATGTGACCATCTTCCTTTTCAAGCAAGCAATGTAAAACTGACCAAATCATTACATTATCAGGAGAAGCCAAACAAGGTCACAACAGATGTGGAGGTCTTCAGCCATTCTTAGCTGTTGAACAGCCTTCTTTCAAGACTATGGTTAACATTCTACACCCTAGTATGACTTTAACTGTCAGTTTAGGAAGTGGCCTACCCACACTATGATAGCTAAGCTAAGCAGAATAAAGTGTCAATAATGACAGACTTTTGCAGTGTGATGCAGAGAAGCTACATCAGGGTCAATGCTGAAACACTAGATTAGAGATCAGGGCctgtatttacaaaacatcttaagGCTAAACGTAGCTCATAACTTGCAGATTTAGGAGAAAACCTTTACAATAATGGGACTGTTAGTTCGGTACGGCTCACTTTTGGGGGGTTTTCCACTGTTACCACACTGTTTTCCACTGTTACCACACCGGCTAGATTTAAATCCGCAAAGATAGCGAACCATCAGACGCAACTTTTGTttgaacacacatttttaaacaattaaaccaTGTCTGTTGATGAAGTACAGACATTACTCTCATTGATAGCCGAGAAACAGATCCAGTGAAAGTTTGATGCGAAGACAACGGaatgaaaaagtgttttaattttggtaTAAAGAAAAAAGGTCTTTACCagtgaaattaaaacaatgctataaataaattattccaaaatgttATATGCAACAAGTAAAAAATGCATCTCTAGTTTTCATCCTGCCAGTCCAACCACATACTACATTGTTTATAATGTTTAGAATCCTGCCCACTCTAAAGCAGTACTAAACTGCAGTGGAAACACAAGCCGAGCTGAGCTGAATAGCACTGTGCCAAGTCGTCCCGAGCTGTTTGTACCACCAAGTGGAAAACTGCCATTAGCGTTTGTATAACTGAGGCAATAGTGACATTTTATAAAGGCAGGCATCTATATAACTGTTATGGTTACTTATcccaataaatatattttaaaatatatatattttgtttaatttttagttcTTCAAAACTACACACTTAACCACTGCACAAGAATTGCCTTTGACAGCAGTGTACAACCCACCTTGTAGATTGTTGGTTCTTTGATATCCAGAGGAACCCTGTTCCATTTCTCTCTTCTGCTCCAGCTGCCATGACGGCCATATGAAGATCTGCCTCTTGCCGACAACCACACCACTAGAATTGCTAGCATGAATCCTGCCACAACTCCAATCAACACCCAACACACATACGTAGGAAGTGGCAACACAAAGCAACCGTAAACTATAGATATAAGAAGAATCAGTGCGTTGTGGGGTACTCCAGGAGGctcatcatcttcttcttcctcttctcctccttcaGTTGGTTCCTCACTGCATCCCCCTGTGCTCCCTCTTCGGATCTGGGATGAACGAGGCTCTTCTCCATCTAACTCTGTGTCTGTGCAGAGCTCAAAGTCTTCGGTATAGAGCTCACAAAACTCTTCGTCTTCTTGACGTGCAAGTGTTGACATAAAACACCTGTCCAAGCCTAGAGAAGGTGACTTGTGCAAAGGCAGCTCAACAGTTGGCCCCTCAAGTGGACTTTCGCCCTCCTGGTCTTCCTCTTCCTTGATGCAGTAGTTATTGTTGCTTTCTGAGTGGCCATTGAGGGCAGACAGGTTGGAGAGCTCAGAGGCGCTAGAAGAAAGGTTTCTGGACCGGTAAGAGACTCCTGCTGTTGTGGATGTTGAAGTGTTTGCGCTGATGGAACCAGGTTCCTCGCCAATGATTTTGCTGAGCAGCTGAAGGGGCTCACACATGACCTCTGACAGACGGCGCTTTGTGTCTTCAATACGTGCCTCCACCTCCTGTACTTTAAAGAAGGAGCGGCTATCGGGTGAGGTTAGGGGTGATGAGGGAGCAGTTTTGGAGTCTCCACTGGCTGCAGGAGAACGAGACTGGGTGAAAGGTTTAAAGAGGTGCAGATTGAGTCGGGAATCTGCAGGGCGATGAGTCGACGAAGCCTCCTGCTCAGATCGAGTGGTGTCTGTAGACAAAGACTTAACCAGTGTCTTCATCAAATGCCGGTGCCTTATTGGCTGTGGAGCGACCTCACGAGATTCCACCTCAGTGGAAAGGGACTTGACTAGGCTGAGAAAGGGTTTTGAAGGAAGGCCAGAGGCCTTCGCTGGGGATGAGCTGGAGGAAGCTGAATGAGTGGAAGGTACCGGTGCAGTCGACCTCTGTTCAGAGGGCCACGAGAAGCTAGCAAGACTAGAAGTAGAGGTGCCACCCAAGCTGATGGAGGGGTGCTGTATAGCCAGGGCAGAACTGTGGGGCTGGGATGACAGTCCCGTGACCATGTCCACTTCTAATCCTTCAGAGAGAAGTTCCTCGCTGGCCTCCTGAGCTGTGATTACAGCCTGATCTTCAGGTTCAAGACCAGAAGGGGAATGAGCTAGCCTGTAgagctcctcttcctcctcctcttcctcatttcCTTTGGCAGAAAAGTGTATAGTGATGGTATCCCGGGAGAGTGAGCGCTGTACCTGCAGCTTACGAGCTGCTGAGGACCGAGAAGAGGAGGACGATGAAGAGGGGCTTAGTGTGTCTGCATGGCCACCACCCTGACTGGTCATGGCACCACTCAAAAGAGCTCAGAGCCTGTGGGTGCAGAGAAGAGAAAGGTTACATATAATACACACTTATCAGTTTATCATCtccacacttaaaaaaaaaaacaagctctaGTTCAGGTCAGTGTTTCCCATTAGTTTCCTTGAATTAGTCGGCCCGCCTGAGTTTCACAATGAACTGAAAAGAACTCTAAGctaagcaacatttttatttacacaccTGAAGCTTATGATTTCTTAGTAACTGGAAACTTTTCTGAACATCTCATAGTTCAACCTGCATCTGGAAATCTACCATCATCTAccattcattttacttttatattggCATTGTTTCTAACATTTTTGTGGACAGAGGTTTACAGCCTTTTATGATGAGAAAAGATTTTTGCCACAGAAACTTGCAGGTCTACAGGATTTAACGTCCAGGTTAAAAGGAGTGacctttttttacattgtcaTGGTTCTacagaaccaaaaaaacaaaataacagcatgaATGTAATGTAGCCTAAGCCACTATCAGCTAAAGAGAGGTTTGATTCCAGTTTAAAATCCAGGTACAAGTAAATGCAAAGATTTTTAAACCCTGTTCAGAATAGCTACTGAGAAGGGGATGAAGCTcttgatttcttaaaataaaccaGATTAATGATTTTCACCCCTGAAGGGTCTTAGTACTGACAgaattctctaaaaaaaaatagttgctGATAACAAATGTCTACCCAAAAActacaattcctgttttgcttCAAAATACAGAATTTCATTGACTGGCATTGCATGGTTTACATAAATATAGTGTGTGCTTTTTGGAGCATTAGTATTTGGGAACTACAAATATCTCTGTGCTCCTCATATGCATCTGGGAAGAAAATGatcacaatgtatttttaggtGGACAACCCATTTAGAGAACCACTTAAAACTATTACATGTAACCAATGCAAGGCGAATTTTCACACATTTGTGCTGGCTTTAGCTGTTCACCCATCATTCCTACACAAGTCAAGCTAGTTTAACTGCAACAATACCAGCTTAACCAGTTTGTGCACAATCCACTTTGTGGTGAGTCAAAGTTGAGATTTCgagtgctttattttattttatttttaaaatatataaaaacaaaatccaacaCACCAAAGTCTACACACAAACTAAACTTTACTTAAACTTGACAACTCCAAAAACAAGACACTCACCAAAGAAGGTTATATAAAAGCCAAATCTAGACACCAGACAAAAGGAAACATGTAATCTATGCACACACAACAGAACTAATGACACAAACCAGGAACACCTGAGCACAATCAAGAAGGGAAAGGGAAACCTGACGGACAGGAAACCATGAACAAGACTAGATTATGAACATGAATAAACTTCAAACTAAAAGACATGACATaataaaagacacaaaacaaaacttaaccTCAACAAATGTGACAGCACACACCTGATACTACTTGAAGTGGTCATGAATTGAGAAAAATAATTCCCGTTTTTTTGCTTGTGCAATAATAGTTATTGTTAGTTATTAGTTGTGAAATATGGACACTACCATAATGTTACAAAGTAacataaaacagaatttaagaTAAAAGCACAGCTATGACTGCTTCACCAAACAGAGATTTTGTGTTCAACTGTAGAAAGAAGCTcaaaggtttgaaacaacatgaggttgaataaataaggacgaatttttattttagggtaaactgtccctttaataaaGTATGTGTCAGCCCTGCTGGTGTTAATTTTAAGGTCACGCGACAAAAAAGTGTGTTGTGTGGCAGCCCAAATTGCAGAagggaaaattattttaaatatgaaagttttctgtttcaggtgCAAAGTATGGCACGTATTTCCATTTATACTGATAAGTCGTGAgttcttgtatttttttaccaCAGGGTATTGCGTATTAACACTTTGTAGCATTGTGCACATCCcgctctttatttatttattttaaatgaatcaatttcTGCTTTTCAAATCTCTTATCGAGGGAAGAAGATTATTGTTAAGTCAACAGTGGCAGGCAAATTGCTGTTAAAAGTTTTCCCAAAGGACAGATGGTCCACAGGGAGAAGAGCTTAATGATTATTAAAGAAAACTAACGCAGCTTCTAAACTAAAACATGTCCCGCTGTCATGGCTggccacacacaaaaaaatgcttccAATTTATTTAGTCTATCTCTCAACATCTAAGAACCTTAGCATTTAATCATCCCATATTTTTACTGATTTAATTTGGCAATTTGACCTGTTTTTCTACATATAGCAATGATCTCTCCGAGCTGACTAAAACTGCCTtaagaatatataataaagGCTGTCTTTGAAGGGAGTGACTGCTGGGACGAGAGGTGTTTGAAGTTTCTcacaaaaaggaaaagaaagggaGCAAAAGAGAATGCTGAATTTAAAGCTGATCAAAGCAGTCAGGGGgtaaagcactaaaacaacgaCAGCAAAGAGATGAGACATCACATCAAATGTATTTCCTCAACTGAGAGACAGAGTGCTCAACTAGGGCACACAGCCAGAAGCAGCGCTTATAATTTTTATGATCTCAAATGAACTCCATGCAGGCACTTTACATGTCCTTCCAACAATTTGGTGCCTTTTGGCCTCACTTTGaatgatatatatatcattaaaaacttttttgattACCAGTAATATAGTGCATACATAATCTAATAAGTCATAGTCAACTGACTGCAAAATTAAGTTTGTAAAAGGGAAAGCAAAGCCAAAGTGAATTGTGTTGAGTGTATATATGTAGGGGTTTAACATGACATAAACATAATGGTTTATGCCATGTTCAGTACATACTTTGGTTTTCAGTCCCTTAGGATTTCAATAcagaaggggaaaaaattaaacaaaaatgtcttctttttacataaaaataaaaaaactaaggAAGCccttttacattattataaggttacaattacatttaagaGCACCAAAACAAATTAGCACAAGATGATAccatttcttataaaaaaaaataacaaatctattaaactgtcattttcaaaCAAAGCTACACTTTGCAGTGGTTAAAGCGAACAACGATTACGCCGCTTATAgtgtactgtataaaaaaaacacaaaacacttctTTTAACAATTGACAACTAATtgcaacaaacaacaaaatagcTATTTTGAACCAAAACTGCATCCTGCATTAGGATCGCTGAGGCAATGGATTAGACAGTAACAAAAGTGGGCCAAAATATCCACATGGATAATATCTTCCTAATATACTGAGTTTGTAAAGGTATTTTGATTATTTCAGCATATAAATGGGCTGGCCAATAAAAGGAAATCACACACTGATTATTGCAGAATACATTCTACTGTAGTagtaaaaattaattgaattaaggaaaaaaaagtaattacatgATTTGCATTTGGTTTGTCAAAGCTGTAATTAATGTGTAGATGTGGGTACATGAGGAAATGACACTAGCGCAATTAATAAAACTTACTTAAAATTGAGCATTTAAGGCCTGGTTATACTTCATTTCTCACACCGCTCCGTCTACGCCACAGTTGAGTATGCAAGCCGTTCAAAGTACTGTGTACTCCATTGACTGTGAGCTTCAATGGACGCGTGTTCGTTGTGCACACTACCTAGTAGACCTTCTCAGCACTCAAAACGCTCAAAGTCCATGTGATCAGCTGACTGTGCTTATGACGAAACGTACGTCACGTGCACTGTTCACAAGACGGAGCGCAACAAGGACAAACTCGTACTTTGGCCTTTAAATTCAAGTTGTGAGTGCGTAACAGAATAAGGAGTCCACGTCGAACGCTAATTATGAATAACATATTTGATACTGTGCACTGCGATGTATATGTTTTTAGATATGTGCTACATGCgccttaaaaaacaacaaaacattaaaaacaaaaaatcaaaacTTAAGGTGCAAGATGctagattttcttttaaatggcGCTAACCATTTAACGCTGTTGATTTTAAGAagttttaagatgttttatgtAATCTTAATCTTAGGTTTCTTATAAGTTAGCTCCTCACAAAGCAACACACAGACCTTGAAAAGTTTTccatatttttaaagtacaatttacTGACAGGTGACAAAGCGCATTTTATAGGAATAGTGTTTAGTGAAGGGGCCTAttaggagagacagagagagagagagagagaactttATCTCAGCATTACAGTGCTGATTTGCAGTACTGGCATAGGTTCAGCACTCGCATTCAATTAATGTGAACGTCCAGTGCCAATCTCAGGAAACATCAGAACAGTGCAGCCAGACACTCCCTATTAAAAACAGTGACATGATGGAGCAGAACAACTGACTGAAAGATGCCagataggtgtgtgtgtgtgtgtgtgtgtgtgtatacttacATGTGCCAGAGCACAGAAACTCGCACTGGCTGAAATATGCTGGATCGAAGGCTTGAAAGTGTAAGGATTAAGATTTGGTGTAGAAGTGCTTTAGAAGTGCCTCCCAGCTCACACTTAGGAAGACTAACACTAATATGGTAAAcaatctatccatctatctatctagagtCAGAATCTATATTAATGGGACAAATAAGTGAATTGTCACTATTATTTGCAACAGGATCTGCATTTTATATTAGAGTATTAAAACTTATTTGTGCATCAAAACTAGCCCTACTcctttctttgatttttttaaaaagtcaacaaaTTTGTGACAGacacaaaataaacttaaataagtATAAAGACCGAATACATTATGCAGTACAACTTAAACGGTGTTACTAGTCAGCTGCTAGTAACGGTGTTACTAGTCACTGACATAATCCACACAAAGGCATCAGTCACTACACTGAATACTTGCTgtctaaaaaaaccccaaataatCCCTTTGTACATAGATTAATCTTCAAATCCACATAATTTGACATTGATGCGTGTCAAAAAGTAACAAAGCACAATACAGtcatatttacaaaaagcaGTGTTGGAcctattaaagttaaaattaaaatgtaaaacaatttcTAAATTTTGTGACATCATCAGATGAATGGAGTGATTTCGCTTAACAAAGACCACTGACTAAATGAAATCTAACACAGCAATATAGACGAATACTGACAAATAATTGGAATAAGAAGAAAATTCTATGTGTGCATGACTTGGAATGACAgattaacaaaaattatattccaaaagaaaagagaacaacTCCTAAGTGAATTTCATGCACTTAAAGTCAATAAGATATATAGCATTTAactcatttaattacatttctatgTGAAACAAGATATTCAGCAATGAAATAATGCAGGGCTGAacctgattttatttaatttgactgGATGGTGGTAAGTGCATATAAAAATCTGTGCTAAATGTGATCTTGCAGAGAGTACCACAATAGACCAGGAAAGTTCACTAAAAACAGTAAATTGTAGTTACAGTTTACTTTAATTTACTGGCTAGTGAAGCTCCAGTCACatgataacattttaacactACCAGGAAAGATTCTGCTGTGAAATTCCTATCAGTCTGGTCAGGAAACAATgtcataataaatgaaattactGGCGCATGTAGTGGGAGCTCCCTATGGGAGCCCACCGGCCCAGTAGAGCTTCCCAcggttaatgtgtgtgtgtgtgtgtgtgtgtgtgtgtgagggggttCCTGAAACTGTCTAATGGAGCAGTCAGGAAGCACTAATGTAGTCCGCACACTGCAAAGTGAGGAACAGGATGCAGGACAGTGGGAGATGGCCACATTCAGCCTGCAGGTCACAGGAGGTGCTCGAGAAAGGGCTGAAAATATCTGAGATCTGCAGGGAGCGTTCAATCTCCAAACAGAGCGGATCAAAAAATAGATACATCTTAATACATAACACACTGTTCACGCAATATGTGAACGGAATATACAATCGGAAAGATGCCACAGAACGGAAGAAGTCTAGAGATAAGAAAGATGCATAATGAAgtaagtaagaaagaaagaaagaaaaccaacaCCAGTTTTTTGTCTTCTACTTATCTGGAGTAatctatgtatgtgtgcatgctaACCACAACATCAATGGCTGACTACTGTTTGTTGCAATAGTCTtagttatttatgcatttattcaactAGTGCATGGACCCCTTAAAGGGGCACCTGGGAAGGGCCCAGTACATCTTGACCCTGAACCTCACGAAAGCCTACTGGCAAGTCCCTCTATCTGAGACAGCCAAGCCCAAGACTGCCTTCTACACACCAAGTGGCCACAGGCAGTACCGGATCCTTCCCTTTGGCCTCCACGAGGCACCAGCAATGTTCCAGAGGATGATGGACATCGTGCTACGGCCCCACCAGTCATACGCTGCTGCCTACCTGGACGATGTAGTCGTTCAGACCAGGGAAGACCACCTGGACcgcctgcggagggtgctgCCGGAGATTACCGCAACCACCGCAAATGCCATCTTGCCCTCGCGGAAGTCAAGTACCTGGGATTCCAAGTGGAAAGGGGCCTTATCCGGCCCCAAGAGAATAAAGTGGAGGTGGAATCCGATATAGTCAGCACATCTTTCAATCTTTCTGAAGACTGAATCGTCAAATTGTGTCTTGTTTGTAAAGAAATAGAATGAGTTCTTACTGACACAGTCTGgatcttt
This window harbors:
- the tex2 gene encoding testis-expressed protein 2 isoform X2; translated protein: MTSQGGGHADTLSPSSSSSSSRSSAARKLQVQRSLSRDTITIHFSAKGNEEEEEEEELYRLAHSPSGLEPEDQAVITAQEASEELLSEGLEVDMVTGLSSQPHSSALAIQHPSISLGGTSTSSLASFSWPSEQRSTAPVPSTHSASSSSSPAKASGLPSKPFLSLVKSLSTEVESREVAPQPIRHRHLMKTLVKSLSTDTTRSEQEASSTHRPADSRLNLHLFKPFTQSRSPAASGDSKTAPSSPLTSPDSRSFFKVQEVEARIEDTKRRLSEVMCEPLQLLSKIIGEEPGSISANTSTSTTAGVSYRSRNLSSSASELSNLSALNGHSESNNNYCIKEEEDQEGESPLEGPTVELPLHKSPSLGLDRCFMSTLARQEDEEFCELYTEDFELCTDTELDGEEPRSSQIRRGSTGGCSEEPTEGGEEEEEDDEPPGVPHNALILLISIVYGCFVLPLPTYVCWVLIGVVAGFMLAILVVWLSARGRSSYGRHGSWSRREKWNRVPLDIKEPTIYKGWMNEIHSYDPETYHATLTHSVYVRLEGSVLRLSKPNRNIPRRATFNELKPDITYVSQKIYDLTNSKIYLVPHSLARKRVWNKKYPICIELAKQDDFLAKVQGEKSDMVEEKTSAAGDRPEAVSTSEEPKRVHAEPVLYLFGRTGRDKEEWFRRMLLASKLKSEAKKPSGLPTSCMSHSRSSSRGSLDEMLQSHPRQKDIDASVKQKVLEYNVYMAKYVSQSAGSPTTSPVQSAGSSPGIMKKFPSSREQESESESEAWVNALLGRIFWDFLGEKYWADVVSKKIQKKLSKIRLPYFMNELTLTELDMGISIPKILSSSKPSVDHRGLWFDLEISYNGSFLMTLETKMNLTRLGKEGEGLGEQGKEGTRPRTYFLADSDEESSSAGSSDEEDAVEVPEIPGMEGYVGGHRPSKIMRFVDKIAKSKYFQKATETEFIKKKIEEVSNTPLLLTVEVQECQGTLAVNIPPPPTDRIWYGFRNPPHLELKARPKLGEREVTFAHVTDWIENKLNQEFQKIFVMPNMDDVWLPIMHSAVDTRSNANALKNEESLDPEESLEDM
- the tex2 gene encoding testis-expressed protein 2 isoform X3, with protein sequence MTSQGGGHADTLSPSSSSSSSRSSAARKLQVQRSLSRDTITIHFSAKGNEEEEEEEELYRLAHSPSGLEPEDQAVITAQEASEELLSEGLEVDMVTGLSSQPHSSALAIQHPSISLGGTSTSSLASFSWPSEQRSTAPVPSTHSASSSSSPAKASGLPSKPFLSLVKSLSTEVESREVAPQPIRHRHLMKTLVKSLSTDTTRSEQEASSTHRPADSRLNLHLFKPFTQSRSPAASGDSKTAPSSPLTSPDSRSFFKVQEVEARIEDTKRRLSEVMCEPLQLLSKIIGEEPGSISANTSTSTTAGVSYRSRNLSSSASELSNLSALNGHSESNNNYCIKEEEDQEGESPLEGPTVELPLHKSPSLGLDRCFMSTLARQEDEEFCELYTEDFELCTDTELDGEEPRSSQIRRGSTGGCSEEPTEGGEEEEEDDEPPGVPHNALILLISIVYGCFVLPLPTYVCWVLIGVVAGFMLAILVVWLSARGRSSYGRHGSWSRREKWNRVPLDIKEPTIYKGWMNEIHSYDPETYHATLTHSVYVRLEGSVLRLSKPNRNIPRRATFNELKPDITYVSQKIYDLTNSKIYLVPHSLARKRVWNKKYPICIELAKQDDFLAKVQGEKSDMVEEKTSAAGDRPEAVSTSEEPKRVHAEPVLYLFGRTGRDKEEWFRRMLLASKLKSEAKKPSGLPTTGCMSHSRSSSRGSLDEMLQSHPRQKDIDASVKQKVLEYNVYMAKYVSQSAGSPTTSPVQSAGSSPGIMKKFPSSREQESESESEAWVNALLGRIFWDFLGEKYWADVVSKKIQKKLSKIRLPYFMNELTLTELDMGISIPKILSSSKPSVDHRGLWFDLEISYNGSFLMTLETKMNLTRLGKEGEGLGEQGKEGPRTYFLADSDEESSSAGSSDEEDAVEVPEIPGMEGYVGGHRPSKIMRFVDKIAKSKYFQKATETEFIKKKIEEVSNTPLLLTVEVQECQGTLAVNIPPPPTDRIWYGFRNPPHLELKARPKLGEREVTFAHVTDWIENKLNQEFQKIFVMPNMDDVWLPIMHSAVDTRSNANALKNEESLDPEESLEDM